A region of the Aethina tumida isolate Nest 87 chromosome 3, icAetTumi1.1, whole genome shotgun sequence genome:
TGTTGTCCCTACATTAGCACCGTTTAGGAATCCGAAACTAGTACCTCCAATAAACATATACTGGTTTACGCTAGCTGGATAACTGAGAATACTTTCGTATATCTGCTTAAATGTTTCAGGATCTCTAGTATTGTGACCTCCACCCCAACTATCAAACCAACCTGTCCAAAACTCCATGGCCATCGTTGGTTTATTAGattgaaactgaaatttttaattttattgttaatatattttattttaaatattaatatgaacatattattaacctgttttaaataattgaaattgctAACTGGGTCGCTACCAAAATTGGCTGTCAATAAGAAATCTTCTAAGGAACCATTGTAACCATTTGCTGAAGCATCTGATGTAACCAGCAGTTCTACAATACCATTGCTTTTCATAAGTTGCTGCAATTGTCTTAGATATTCTTTATCTGGCGAAAACTCAGCTGTCTTAGTTGATGCGTATTCGTTTTCAATTTGAACCATAATTATTGAACCACCTTTTGTAAATTGATAGGGAgccaatatttttaagagaaTGTTATAGTATCtaagtaaaatgtttattaattgttaatgtacaaataatataatataattattaccttGTAACATGTGACATGTATGTTTCCTCTGATGTTCTAACTTTTGTACTACTATTTCTTAATAACCAGCTGGGCATTCCCCCAAACTCCCACTCAGCACATATATAGGGTCCAGGCCTCGCAATTACAAACAAATCTTCTTCTTGGGCAAGTTGCAAAAACTCCTCTAAATGAAGAAAGTCTTCCCAATCTGATCCACCATCaccaaaatcaaattttcctTCTTCTGGTTCGTGAAGGTTCCATGGAATATAAGTCTCAACAGTGTTTAATCCAGCTGCCCTAAATTTCCTCAAACGATCTCTCCAATAGGCTCTCGGCACTCGGAAATAATGCAAGGTACCACTGTAAAGAGTAAAGTTTTTCCCATTCAGTATAAAATGGGGTTGATCTGCTGATAATCCGCTGGTTCGATTTTCAAATGCATAATACTCGTAGTTCGTGGGGAGATCTTCCGCAAATATAGTTGcaacaaacacaaataatataagattTCGAATCATTTTGCAAGTTAGTACAAAACGAACTCGGTGAGTGGATAATTCTAATCCCTTTATATAGCAGTGTTTGTATATAAGTGtttgttttagatatttaaattatcagatgtttgataacataaaaaataatatttttaattaaaactatttaattaatgaaattactttacgattaatttaaaataatgaatatttgttgccaactttaaatttctttataaaatagaaatgacatatataaatgtttaaatttattgaacaatATCGATATAAAAGATACCACATCATATATTTACTAGAGTATAAATTTCATGACGCAAATTTACGGGAGTTACTGATAAAACCGAACAACGAGTGCTTCCCTTGATCCTTGTTCCAATCCAGGACATCTGCTTCAGGATGTTTTCTTTGGggtgtatatttaaatgtcaacAACGCTGGTCTGATGAAAAGCTGACTAAGTAAAAAAACATATGTGCATATTCACTATGGAAGAATAGCAAATCAATGGCAATGGTACTTAAGATTATTTAGGTAATCTTAAATCTATGATTGATGTATTGTTGATATTCCATAGCAACCAAAAGTTAGTCGATTTTGCAGGAtagatttcttaaatatttatataacaaattcgACAATAAGAATTAGTCCGTTCCTTTTTGGTAAAGAAGTATAGATGATCCAGAGAAAGGAATTTTAGTTCTATAAGATTGCTTTCTAATCACTTGTGGAATTTCCAACAAGTGgtttattgaagaaaaaagacataacaatatattaaatagctCAAGTTACGGTTTGGAGTGCTACTGCGTGTAGTAGTCAGCCACCTTTAATTTTCACTAGAGATAGAGATCTGTCAGCAATATATTGTCTTTTCTTAGCGTTCTCCAAAATCGAGTTTCTCCACAGGATATTATCCGACCTCATGTTGCAAGGGTTACATTGCCAGTGTTAAGATGAATTAATGAGTGCCTAGATTATAGTAGATTTATAACTTTGAAAACTTACTAAAAAAAGGAATACTTTTACATGAAGTGAGTTAACAAGAAAAGTGTGCAAAGATGGacgaaaacaaatatttatcacaaGATTTGAAAGAACGAATCGTAGATTTTCATTGTGATGAACTAAATCAATTTCGGTTTAcgcaaattttaagaataagacAAGGTACTgtctcaaaaattttttagaaaatttagtatttagcgCAGTGTGAAAACATATATAAAGATGTGgtacaaatataattgtttatatttaataagataaaatatgcaaataaatttaatggattgaaaagtaaattaaaatttattccatattttcAACCTCTCTGTAGATACACGCTTCTCTTTTTGTGTAGCGGTGTAATCTTTGGAGGATGATCAAAGCTGTTTTTTACTTATGATATCCagtgatatataaatatagaaagtATTAAGTtattgttgaatttattttctaaaaaaataatgtgttcGTTTTGAGACAGTGATTATAATTCTCAGTTATATAGGCAACCTCATTTACATATGTGTTATTCAGTATGTGTCTATTTGTTGTCTATGTATTTAAGACGGATTTTTCACAAATAGATCGTTTACTcctttttacatataattttaaattttctatttttcattCTGGTTTTGAGtgtgattaattttcataataccCATAGAATAATCCCAGACTATGCTGAGCGTTTTTGACCCCGTGGTATTTATGTCAAATGAGCACAAAATGACAGAAGGAAGAAAAATTTTCACCATTTTAGTTATATCAGAAAagctgaattttttaatttaacaggtAACACGACTTTCAGGTTATTATTTCGTTCATAAATGTCCGTAAGAAATGTCAAGTAATGAGGAAAAGATAAACGAGATGTTGGACCGAGTCCGACAGCAGGGCAACCCTAGAAGTATGAATAGCCACAGGAGAGACATTTCTAACCGCCCCATTTTAAcacgtaaattttaaatgttattattactaGTTTCTCTCCAATGAACACTGAATTTTTAGTTGGTCAGAACAACAGACCcaataacttaaatttcacACCAAAGCAGAATGAAAATGCAGAGACTGAGAGAAGACTTaaagaaattatgaaaattagtggtaaaattaaaattgaaggtACTGAGTATATGACCGATGTTAAAGAGATGCAAGACATTGAAGAACTTGGAAATGGCACATGTGGCCATGTAGTTAAAATGAGACATTTGCCTAGTGGGAAAATTATTGCTGTTAaagtatatttacaataattatctattattaagtgcttaatatcataattttagcAAATGAGACGTTCTGGTAATAAGGAGGAGACCAAGAGAATTATAATGGATATAGAAGTAGTATTGAAATCCCATGACTGTAAATATATTGTGCAATGTTTGGGATGTTTTATCACTGATTCAGAAGTGTGGATATGTATGGAACTTATGGACACTTgttttgacaaattattaaaaaagttgaaacaAGCTGTACCTGAAGAAGTCATAGGAAAAATTACTGTTGCTGTGAGTATAAAGTAACATTCTCAAACCAATCAATAAAAACACATTCTTAGGTGGTTGAAGCTTTGTCTTACTTAAAAGATACACATGGTGTTATACATAGAGACGTGAAACCATCAAATATCCTATTAGACATGAAAGGAAATGTTAAACTGTGTGATTTTGGTATAAGTGGTCGTCTTGTTGATTCGATGGCTAAAACCAGAAGTGCTGGCTGTGCTGGATATATGgcagtatgtaaatttttattattatttataactagctttccttaattaaaatattattatattatttgtggtGATTTTAGCCAGAAAGAATAGAACCTGATCCAAACAATCCAGATTATGATGTGAGGGCAGATGTATGGTCATTAGGGATAACTTTAGTAGAATTAGCCACTGGTGATTTTCCATATAAAGACTGCAAGACTGATTTTGAAGTGCTCAGCAAAGTCATAAGAGAAGATCCTCCCTTCTTGCCTGATGACAAAGATTTTAGTCCTGATTTTAGGGATTTTGTTAAGTGctggtaatttaatttcattttagttggattggaaatatttattaactttatcaaatttattagtttggaGAAGAAGAAAGAGCTTAGGCCaaagtatgttttattgaAGGACCACCCCTTTATGAAAAAATCATTGGCATCTCAAGTGAATGTGGGTGAGTGGTATGCTAGAGCATCACAACGTGCAAACGCAGATGCTACAGGCAACGGAGCAGCCCCTAGGTATGTTGCATGGTTAGTttccagttttttattttctaattatacttACCTTCTAATTTGATATGCAACTAAATTCTGAAAGTTAACATTCAGTATTGCATTTGAATGGTCTTTTAGATTTGTATTGCACTTAGAAAAGTGATTTAACTATTGATTGGTCATGTGTTTGCAGTTTGTATTGTGTTTAAGCAGactttaatagtttttcaCATATAGTTTTTGTGCAGTTATTGATTCACAAAATAGcatgttgaaattttaaatatatattatgattGTGTTGTTTGTGcattttgtgtatattttggCCCAAAGAATGTTAAGagtatataagaaattatttatactccAAAAGAATAAAGGTTTTGTCCTGtttatagatattaaatattggaaatttaaattatttattattttaatttatgaagttCAATATGttacaacattaatatatataaaaataaactaaatctatgctaaaattaaattttttgtttgcaaTTAACTATATTGGCttctgaattaataaattttctaaaaaacgtTAACTCTCCTTAATTGAACTGTACTAAAACAAACAACGGCTCAACTTTAACCAGTTATTCTTCCtatcttttttgtttcaaCAGACCCAATTTAACAAGCAATCCAATTCGCCAATTCTTCTCGTCACACCATAAACAGCAACCAAAGCAGCCACCACCGCTGCCCCATACTCAACAATCCAAAGTCGTCTCGCCACCCCCAACTCAACAACACAAAATCAATTCGCCACCTCACCTCTCAAACGGCACAACAACCCTAAAAACTGAAGAGTCTCGACCGCCTGTTGCTGGTCACAACTCTCGACTATCTTTGTTCCAACAGCAAAGGGCAGCGTCCGATTACAACCAGCCGACGCAGAAAACATTCTCGCCCTATCAAGCATATCAAAATCACGTAGCTGCGCAATTGAGAGACAGGCACGAATCACACATACCAATACCCCAACGGATTGTTAATTCTGATAAGTCTTTTGTGACAGGTAtacaattatacaatatatatggTATTGATAAGTATTAGCAAATGTTTTTACAGCGAACAACATACCAGTTACGGAGAGCAACAAGTTTCAGTCACCAATCTTGGGCCGCAGACCGCTGTACAGCAGTGGCGACTCACAGACTAACTCCCCCTATTTGCAGCGACGGGGATTTAGTGAGACGCGATGTCGTTCACCAAGCGCCTCACCAGTTTTGCCTTTGAGATCCGCCCACAATGTGGATTCAAATCCTCAATATAATCCTGGCAACACTAGTCCCATCATTTTGCAAaggttctaccatcaacaaaaGCAACAGCAAATGGCGAAAGAGGCAGAGGAATCCGGTTAGTGAGATCGCAAGATTTTTAATACGATTttactgtttaatattttataggtaAAAAACGTTTTGCTTCATACATCAAGTTGCAACTAAGTGGTGATAGGAGTGGTAGATCATCGCGGCATCAGAGCCCTGAACCACCGCCCAGACTGAACAGAAATATTAGCGGTGACAGTCAAAGCCCTCTGGCATTACGTAGGAACCTGTTAGAAGCCCATACACCAAATTCACCTAGTCTACCTAGAAGGTATTCACTTCAAAATGGTAAtaagtgtttttaaatatcacatttttaaaggtATGTGTCACCAACTCCACCAGTTCCCCCTCCCCGAAGACTGTCCGAGAGCAATTCAGTACCTGGTTCACCTCAGCATCTGAGGGCTAGGTTCCATTATACGCCGGAACCGCAGAGACGACTTTTTCAAAACAACGATGTGTCATAACATTGGTATAACAGACCTAGTCTAAGTACTTAGCGAAAATGTTGCGATTCGGTATTTGTCCATTCGCTCAAAATAAGCGTTCGTGCGGTTATCCGAGTTGATTCCGACAAACGGCTTGCCGCTTCATAAGCAACAACGCAACGTCACAAATCTATCAATGTTTACGCACAAACTACATCCTCTTATTTTGCTCCAGCACCTTTTTTAGACTTTTATCAATTAGAAGTTTCGAATTCAAAACAACACTTGTTCATAAACGTAATTGAAAACTAATGTGCTATAATAGAATGGTAATAcagagtaaataaattaattaatattgtaattagtatttaatgtTGAAAGTTGAAGCGACAGGCCGTTaagtatcaaattaaaaacatcaacacTTGGGAGAAAATTTCGATGGGACATTTAAAACgataccaatttaaaattgtatgtaagataaatttttaatttgttttcatgtGAAATTTTTCTACATGTAAAGGAAAATTCATGTATGGTGCTTTTAGTCCCACCTAAGCTTTCAGTTAAGACAACGTgttgtatatttgaaaattgtaaattttataattgtcatattttatttacaaaatttacactgCCTTTACTGGATATAAATGTGTCTTGGTAAAAACGTAAGTAAATCAACATTCAAACATTGACAAATAGAGTAATtcgttataatttttgtttgaaatttgatttgttacgggttgaattttatttatttccttgtaTTCTGCGTCAAGCGAATTTTAGTCACCATTATTGCTAGTCTTGAATCAATCAGGATTTTGGTTGCTGGTCctgtgtattattattttataggtaatttatatgattttaaaatggtaCATAGTCACTTTTTAACAGAGAATATTGATAAGTGAATTTGTAGttagatttaatttcagtaacATCAATATAATACCTAATAAATTGATCTATAATTCATATATTGCTGTTCCTTGTTACATTGTAGGCTatgtactttatttattaagttacaaAAAGTGTTATTGACTGATATTTATTACATgaaaaaataactgttttgTTCCTTGACAATTTTCGTTctctcacatttttaattaatattagattttttgagaggttaatattcatattatttatgagttATTTTTTCTGCTATgttaatattagtatttaatcTGGTTTAACAttagttttgaaaaaatactaaaattttgtgCTGTAACTATTTTGTTACTGAAGGCTGttgaatcattttataaatcaattgcataagttatatatatttattattcctgattgttttaaaatatagatgcCATACCTGagatattatgtataatttgattgatatattgatgtaaatatacctgattataataattaaatatattttaaggcaACAATGTGCAGAATGTTTCTCCCCTTATTATGTCTGTGATTCgcagaaattaaaacaaacaatttatttctaattatctttattcccttaatttacattttaataataaacaatatattgtcTTTATATAACAAACACACTACCATATGATCACAGGATcaagttcatttaattaattatattacgaTAAAGGGAGTTTTCCAATGACTGaagaataaatttcttaattggtTATCCTAAGATATTTCTTTATTGGGGctgaaattcaaaagaaaataaattaaaaccgtACTAATTGTAACTAATATTAATGACAGTTATCTAAGgctattgtaaaatagaaaatagctACTAACGTAATCATATTGAAATTAGAAAACTGCCATTATAAAAGTTACTAAACACCAAATGAATTCTTACATACCAAGTGAAATGTGATGCAAAGCAGAAGCGAAAAATTAACGTGGATGAGATTTTTGTCTCATGTAAAACTCAACCTCTCTTGATAGCGAGCTAGCCGAACTCCATCTAGACATCTAACCATAACCACAAACATAAGCCACTCcaccaaaattataattgtgttgAAATTTGTGAATATGTGATATGGAAAAATACTAAAGTGTTTTTCGTGATTCAAATTATCATAAACGATAATAGCCTATATTcatgcaataatttaaaagaatgaaATTCTAcagtttgatttaaaaaactttattttacaatatactaGGGTCCTATTAACATttcattatgtattaaaaatcatttgcatttacaaagaatatatacaaagatttaaattaaaaatttataatcataacactattaaaattatcatgcaatattttaacaagcaAACATTCATGCATTAAAAGTATTCTTACGGTTTATAGTTTGTTAGTTTTcctcttctaaattttataaataaaaaattataatttaattatatgtaattgggcatataaatataatttggaaTGTAGGCAGTGTAGATAAACTTCGAAAGTAAAtacataatgaaatttattattgcaatGTTCgtgatgaaaattaaaattaatttaatattattttcatcaatttgcttaagtaaattaatagagTTAAATGCTACTTACagcttaaaaaatgtattgttttaaCATTTCCATTGTGTATTTACGTAATATTCTGTTTATCTAGGCACAATGCAATGtagattttcattttaaagaaaatctgCATTGATTTTACTTAAGCGTGTCCGATGAGCGAAAAATCGTTAGCTTTGTACCTGGTTTTCGTTGAATTGCATGGGGGGAGCTGGCGTTAAAAAGTCCATAGGAGCATTCGGATCGGTCACAGGTTGAGGTATGAAGAAATTCATTTGCGGCGTCTGCATAGCTGGGGGTAAGACATCTGAATTGGTCAAAGATGCAGGACCGCTAGTCTTACCATTGGGGTTAAAGACGTCCACATAAGATTTTTTCAAATCTGCAATTaacgacataaaatttttgcttACTGGCGAATTTATCATCACTTACTTCTTCCCCTTTGGAGTTTGAACATATTCGGTGGACCGCCGACGTTTACTTGATTTCCATTATCGGGACCACCTGGAGGGCCTGTCGCCCTAACAGGCGCCTGACTCAAGTTGCTCACTCCTGCGTCAGATGGGACATACTGGTTAGACATTGGGTTGTTGGCCTCCAAAGTCGGTATTGGATTGTTGCTAGGGATAATACCTGATCCGCCTCCGGGTGGTGGGGCTGCGATCCCGCTGCTGCCTTGAGGGGCGCCCCTCGGCATCATGTCGGCCATCTTTGGCGGAGGTTTTAATTCGTTGGCTCCGTCGTTACCATCATCCTCCATGTTAACCCATCGTTTCTTCTCTTGATCCCAAACAATCTAACGAGacaagtatttaataattaaataattataagtcgGTTATACTTACTTTCGGATTTTTATCATCTGGGAGCTTCATTTGATTTTTCGGTTTAAGGCTTATTTTGCTGAATATTCCCCCAAACCAACCGGTGCTTGTGGACTTTTCAGGTGAAGCTTGTTTGGGTTTTGGTTTTGTTGGACTCTCTTTTTTCGATTCAGGTGAGGGTTCATCATCGTACGGTGATTTTCCTTTCGATTGATTGGGCATAGAAATTTGGGGTGTTACTTCCTGCGAAACAGTATAGAGCAGCAGTTTATTACATAAAGTTAggtcaacaaaaaaattagacaatcgatacaaatacattttaattgttttttagtaaGGGCATTTGTATCATGTGTCCAGAGCATAAAGTGAATTGTATAAAAGCGGAAACCACCACCACACAACATCAATAAGAACAGAAAGACACACACAAAACATATTCATAATGATcacaaataatagtaataattaggCCTTTTTGTTCTTCAAGTGTTTCGtcccatttattaaaataatgagtaaaatagttaagtgaaataataatgaaatcggtgaatatttgttttcacgaaaattattcaataactaatttatagGTTATTAGGTCCGTAAAATAATCACCAAAAGAATACtatacacaatttattaatattcataacaaaaatacataacaAGCATCAGGTGCAtgccttatttaaataagcctAATCTAGACCAGTTTCctttaacaaaataacacCTACATGTAGGTTCTCTACACAACaattacatatacatatgtatttaACAACTTCACAATACCTAAATCGTTAAACAACAACAGTAACATTAACAACAGGCCACCACATTGTAAACCTTTAGGGATTCAcacaaatgattatttttagtagatTTACTGATTGTTTTTTGCTTTCTTTTAAATCTACATACGTGTACAatgatttgtaatttttgggtagttttattataaaatatctaaatccTTCAGTCTATTCCAGTTACTGATAATTACAGGACGAATGCCGTAATCGATGAAGAACGATTACTGATCATCCTTCATCAgacttgttttaaatatgtatatattttaagtaaaataaaatgtttggttGATTGAAGAAACACATACA
Encoded here:
- the LOC109609032 gene encoding beta-galactosidase-1-like protein 2, with translation MIRNLILFVFVATIFAEDLPTNYEYYAFENRTSGLSADQPHFILNGKNFTLYSGTLHYFRVPRAYWRDRLRKFRAAGLNTVETYIPWNLHEPEEGKFDFGDGGSDWEDFLHLEEFLQLAQEEDLFVIARPGPYICAEWEFGGMPSWLLRNSSTKVRTSEETYMSHVTRYYNILLKILAPYQFTKGGSIIMVQIENEYASTKTAEFSPDKEYLRQLQQLMKSNGIVELLVTSDASANGYNGSLEDFLLTANFGSDPVSNFNYLKQFQSNKPTMAMEFWTGWFDSWGGGHNTRDPETFKQIYESILSYPASVNQYMFIGGTSFGFLNGANVGTTDNSQLTPDTNSYDYDSPLSENGDYTKKYDHVKELLEKYNPIKTKLPELPELKGRIAYPSIEITEQILLSDIINNEKKITSTELLPMELLPINGMSGQSYGYIVYRKTLNIPKGSVLKIGGHVCDTILVMVNGVLLNEIPTNSDALNGFGFWRKADSEIVLTSEDLENATLDLIVNNMGRANFGSLPQFNQYKGLWQDKVYLNNEALKSWEIVPLEFKKSWTNKLDSWSEVRTTNQPALYRATLEVTSLEQDTYMDMREWTKGIIIVNGFVLSRHFSIGPQQTAYLPAPLLKEGTNEIIIFEEFQAPNSIKFSAEPIYGNN
- the LOC109609105 gene encoding dual specificity mitogen-activated protein kinase kinase hemipterous-like, producing the protein MSSNEEKINEMLDRVRQQGNPRSMNSHRRDISNRPILTLGQNNRPNNLNFTPKQNENAETERRLKEIMKISGKIKIEGTEYMTDVKEMQDIEELGNGTCGHVVKMRHLPSGKIIAVKQMRRSGNKEETKRIIMDIEVVLKSHDCKYIVQCLGCFITDSEVWICMELMDTCFDKLLKKLKQAVPEEVIGKITVAVVEALSYLKDTHGVIHRDVKPSNILLDMKGNVKLCDFGISGRLVDSMAKTRSAGCAGYMAPERIEPDPNNPDYDVRADVWSLGITLVELATGDFPYKDCKTDFEVLSKVIREDPPFLPDDKDFSPDFRDFVKCCLEKKKELRPKYVLLKDHPFMKKSLASQVNVGEWYARASQRANADATGNGAAPRPNLTSNPIRQFFSSHHKQQPKQPPPLPHTQQSKVVSPPPTQQHKINSPPHLSNGTTTLKTEESRPPVAGHNSRLSLFQQQRAASDYNQPTQKTFSPYQAYQNHVAAQLRDRHESHIPIPQRIVNSDKSFVTANNIPVTESNKFQSPILGRRPLYSSGDSQTNSPYLQRRGFSETRCRSPSASPVLPLRSAHNVDSNPQYNPGNTSPIILQRFYHQQKQQQMAKEAEESGKKRFASYIKLQLSGDRSGRSSRHQSPEPPPRLNRNISGDSQSPLALRRNLLEAHTPNSPSLPRRYVSPTPPVPPPRRLSESNSVPGSPQHLRARFHYTPEPQRRLFQNNDVS